One Prolixibacteraceae bacterium DNA segment encodes these proteins:
- a CDS encoding ABC transporter substrate-binding protein: MYKFFSFLAIVLLLVGCVPKSKTKEDHTKHNRFAKGFLIDYEKEVLEITSPWQGANIHLSYTKKNTSNIRKEGVMSIALPKQMKRIVSFSTTHIGFLRELGILDHLVGISGANYVNDPALLERIKNGDLQDVGYDNTLNEELILSLKPDVILAYGVGSEVMDLYERFQKFHIPVVVIGEYNELHPLGKLEWIKVFGFLFDKQDLADAIFNKKEIAYTKLVEQVKSSNLKKPSVLTGFPYKDAWWLAGGRTLLAQLIRDAGANYLWDDKKVNKAFVVSFEEVYLKSNKADFWIDCGVMSSKKQIVESDPRFQKFRPFKENHIYNNNLRMSPDGGNDYWESGVVNPELVLKDMIAIFHPELLPEHLFYFYQKIN, from the coding sequence ATGTATAAATTTTTTAGTTTCTTAGCAATTGTTTTATTATTAGTGGGTTGTGTCCCAAAAAGTAAAACAAAAGAGGATCACACAAAGCACAATCGCTTTGCTAAGGGGTTTCTGATTGATTATGAAAAAGAAGTTTTGGAGATCACTTCTCCATGGCAAGGTGCTAATATTCACCTTTCATATACTAAGAAAAATACTTCAAATATTCGTAAAGAAGGAGTGATGTCGATCGCTTTACCAAAACAGATGAAACGAATCGTCTCTTTCTCTACGACTCATATTGGTTTCCTCCGCGAACTAGGTATTTTAGATCATCTTGTGGGGATTTCTGGTGCCAATTATGTAAATGATCCTGCCTTATTAGAACGAATTAAAAATGGAGATCTACAAGATGTTGGATACGATAATACGTTGAATGAGGAGCTGATTTTATCATTGAAACCAGATGTAATTCTAGCTTATGGCGTAGGAAGTGAAGTGATGGATCTCTATGAGAGGTTCCAAAAATTCCATATTCCAGTGGTGGTGATTGGTGAGTATAATGAATTACATCCTCTAGGTAAACTTGAATGGATTAAGGTTTTTGGATTTTTGTTTGATAAACAAGATCTTGCAGATGCAATCTTCAATAAGAAAGAGATTGCTTATACCAAGTTAGTAGAGCAAGTGAAAAGTTCAAATCTTAAGAAACCATCTGTGTTGACTGGTTTTCCATACAAAGATGCATGGTGGCTGGCTGGCGGTAGAACATTATTGGCTCAACTGATTAGAGATGCAGGTGCCAATTATCTTTGGGATGATAAAAAGGTGAATAAAGCTTTTGTTGTCTCGTTTGAAGAGGTGTATCTGAAATCGAATAAAGCGGACTTTTGGATTGATTGTGGGGTTATGAGTTCTAAAAAACAGATTGTAGAGAGCGATCCACGTTTTCAGAAGTTTCGTCCGTTTAAAGAGAATCATATCTATAATAACAACCTTCGTATGAGTCCTGATGGTGGGAATGACTATTGGGAAAGTGGTGTGGTTAATCCAGAGTTAGTTTTAAAAGACATGATTGCTATTTTTCATCCAGAATTGCTTCCTGAACACTTGTTCTATTTTTATCAAAAAATAAATTAG
- a CDS encoding peptidylprolyl isomerase: MYAEIHTEKGMMKVEFYENDAPNTVANFVKLSKDGFYDGLTFHRVIPDFVIQGGCPDGNGMGGPGYKINCELDGDNQYHDRGVLSMAHAGRNTGGSQFFVCHNRENTQHLDRNHTCFGRVVEGLDVIDDIRSGDEIEKIVIFE, translated from the coding sequence ATGTACGCAGAAATTCATACTGAAAAAGGAATGATGAAGGTGGAGTTTTATGAGAATGATGCTCCTAATACAGTTGCCAATTTTGTGAAACTGTCGAAGGATGGTTTTTATGATGGTTTGACTTTCCACCGTGTAATCCCTGATTTCGTTATCCAAGGTGGATGTCCTGACGGAAATGGAATGGGAGGACCTGGTTACAAAATCAATTGTGAATTGGATGGAGATAATCAATATCATGATCGCGGTGTACTATCTATGGCGCATGCTGGAAGAAACACAGGTGGTTCACAGTTCTTTGTCTGCCACAACAGAGAGAATACACAACATCTTGACCGTAACCACACCTGTTTTGGTCGTGTAGTCGAAGGATTGGATGTGATCGATGATATTCGTTCTGGTGACGAAATCGAAAAGATTGTAATCTTTGAATAA
- a CDS encoding ABC transporter ATP-binding protein has translation MKLEILNATVGYVESGDKKKVKSAISLEAEQGDIIALLGSNGVGKSTLLRTIVGIQPLLEGEVRYNNYLIDAYSKQDWSTKVSYVSTDRIMAPNMSVYDIVSLGRFPYTGWMGRLRKEDVVMVEQSMKQVGVWNFRDREISTLSDGEKQRVMIARALAQDTEILILDEPTAFLDLPNKYEIIYLLKSLARKMHKIVIFSTHDFNIATHEVDKLWLVTSELCVQGAPEDLMKTKDIDSLFKSDKIVFDIEQGDFVSVHDSSLFVSVQNNTNNKEAYLLVTQALKRCHIGITNDLNDIVLTIRDEGYCLKFIDHETYHENIYSLCRCIWTLKDA, from the coding sequence ATGAAGTTAGAGATCTTAAATGCTACCGTTGGATATGTCGAATCTGGTGATAAAAAAAAGGTAAAAAGTGCTATCTCTCTTGAAGCAGAACAAGGAGACATTATTGCATTGTTAGGAAGTAATGGTGTCGGCAAAAGTACTCTACTCAGAACAATTGTTGGGATACAACCTCTATTAGAGGGAGAGGTTAGATACAATAATTATCTAATTGATGCTTATTCTAAACAAGATTGGTCGACGAAGGTGAGTTATGTCTCTACTGATCGTATTATGGCCCCTAATATGAGCGTGTATGATATTGTAAGTCTTGGGAGGTTCCCATATACCGGATGGATGGGGCGATTACGAAAAGAGGATGTCGTAATGGTCGAACAATCCATGAAACAAGTGGGAGTTTGGAACTTTCGTGACCGTGAAATTTCTACATTAAGTGATGGAGAGAAACAACGTGTTATGATTGCTAGAGCATTAGCTCAAGATACGGAGATCTTAATTTTGGATGAACCAACAGCTTTTTTAGATCTTCCTAATAAATATGAGATCATTTATCTCTTAAAATCCCTCGCTCGTAAGATGCATAAGATTGTAATATTTTCTACTCATGATTTTAATATTGCAACGCATGAAGTGGACAAGTTATGGTTGGTGACCTCAGAACTTTGCGTACAAGGAGCTCCTGAAGATCTTATGAAGACTAAAGATATTGACTCATTATTTAAAAGTGATAAGATTGTTTTTGATATTGAACAAGGTGATTTTGTATCTGTACATGATTCTTCGCTTTTTGTCTCTGTTCAGAATAATACAAATAACAAGGAGGCTTATTTGTTGGTTACACAAGCCCTTAAAAGATGTCATATAGGCATTACGAATGATTTAAACGATATCGTTCTAACAATAAGGGATGAAGGGTATTGTTTAAAGTTTATTGACCATGAGACTTATCATGAAAACATATATTCTCTGTGTCGTTGTATCTGGACTCTAAAAGATGCATAA
- a CDS encoding metallophosphoesterase, whose protein sequence is MFAKEKFIFKDSTFRVLQLTDLHIDAKNPNQDSYFNKLLTIIKASRPQLLFFTGDIVTGQENTLDGWKQLLAFLEETQIPYTMVLGNHDPEVAKKNEIYELLKRGKYAQYNYIEAYKEQPLCYVIPIYDKKRIVWNLWGFDSGSMSTDKRIKGYAWVSQKTIFDINDMYQQLHPNEQDHLDDLAFQHIPVPEYSIATKRKYRDFHIVGHCKEKVCSPQINSGLFYCLWKKHFKGIFVGHDHNNDYVSQLYGLPLIYGRCSGDKTCYGKLRMGARVIELHKDRTYKTWVIDDQLKRSEIIQLPKN, encoded by the coding sequence ATGTTTGCAAAAGAAAAGTTTATTTTTAAAGACAGCACATTTCGCGTACTACAACTTACAGATTTGCATATTGATGCAAAAAACCCGAATCAGGATAGCTACTTCAATAAATTACTCACCATCATTAAAGCCTCTAGACCCCAATTATTATTTTTCACGGGAGACATCGTTACAGGTCAAGAGAATACTCTCGATGGTTGGAAACAGCTTCTTGCCTTTCTAGAAGAGACTCAAATACCTTACACGATGGTATTAGGAAATCATGATCCAGAAGTAGCAAAAAAGAATGAGATATACGAACTCTTAAAAAGAGGTAAATATGCGCAATACAACTATATCGAGGCATATAAAGAGCAACCTCTTTGCTATGTTATTCCAATATACGATAAAAAGAGGATAGTATGGAATCTTTGGGGTTTTGATAGTGGGAGCATGTCCACTGATAAACGTATTAAAGGATATGCTTGGGTATCTCAAAAAACGATCTTCGATATAAACGATATGTACCAACAGCTTCATCCGAATGAACAAGATCACCTGGATGATTTGGCTTTCCAACACATCCCTGTACCCGAATACTCTATTGCTACGAAGAGAAAGTATAGAGACTTCCACATTGTTGGGCACTGCAAAGAAAAGGTATGTTCGCCTCAAATAAATAGTGGGCTTTTCTATTGCCTTTGGAAAAAACATTTTAAAGGTATATTTGTAGGGCATGATCATAATAATGACTACGTCTCTCAATTGTATGGTCTTCCTTTAATTTATGGAAGATGCAGTGGGGACAAAACTTGTTATGGTAAGCTTCGTATGGGGGCAAGAGTCATTGAATTGCATAAAGATCGAACCTATAAAACGTGGGTTATAGATGATCAATTAAAGAGATCAGAGATAATACAATTGCCTAAAAATTAA
- a CDS encoding iron ABC transporter permease, with the protein MKSNRRYILFFIFSSLFLVLVLLLDLYIGSAEITWSDLAVIVTGGKTSNPILNDIVWDIRVPRLWAACIVGSTLAVAGLQMQTLFRNPLAGPYILGVSSGASLGVAFLILGVGSTYFSFMGSAWGSWSLALAAWIGSGGVLLFILYLSSKVRDIMTILVLGILFSGVTTSIVNLLQYFGSEAALKSFVVWTMGSIGSVTNTQLMVMAAVSFFGVFLSFLMSKRLDAFMLGERYALSLGVNLKLTRAVIFLSTTMIAGTVTAFCGPIGFIGVVIPHISRMILSTASHRILIPASMILGAVFLVAGDIISQVPGFSMVLPINSVMSLLGIPIVLWVILKKKIIN; encoded by the coding sequence TTGAAATCAAATCGACGATATATTCTTTTTTTTATTTTTTCATCTCTGTTTCTAGTATTGGTATTATTACTAGATCTCTATATTGGTAGTGCAGAAATAACATGGAGTGATCTTGCTGTGATTGTTACTGGTGGAAAAACATCCAACCCGATATTGAATGACATTGTCTGGGATATACGTGTCCCAAGGTTATGGGCTGCATGTATTGTTGGATCCACACTTGCGGTTGCTGGTCTTCAGATGCAGACGCTTTTTCGTAACCCTCTTGCAGGACCCTATATTCTCGGGGTGAGTAGTGGTGCAAGTCTAGGAGTCGCTTTCTTAATTCTTGGGGTGGGAAGTACCTATTTCTCTTTTATGGGCAGTGCTTGGGGAAGTTGGTCTTTAGCCTTGGCGGCATGGATTGGTTCTGGAGGGGTTCTACTTTTTATCTTATATCTCTCGTCAAAAGTGCGAGATATTATGACTATTTTAGTTCTAGGAATACTATTTTCTGGAGTTACTACCTCCATCGTAAATTTACTTCAATATTTTGGGAGTGAGGCTGCATTAAAGTCTTTTGTCGTTTGGACAATGGGAAGTATCGGATCTGTGACAAATACCCAGTTGATGGTAATGGCAGCAGTCTCTTTCTTTGGGGTTTTTCTTTCGTTTTTGATGAGCAAACGATTGGATGCATTTATGCTCGGTGAGCGATATGCTCTTAGTTTGGGTGTGAATCTTAAATTGACTCGAGCTGTGATCTTTTTGTCTACTACAATGATTGCAGGTACGGTGACAGCATTTTGTGGGCCTATTGGATTTATTGGTGTGGTAATTCCACATATATCTAGAATGATTCTTTCAACTGCAAGCCATCGAATTCTGATTCCTGCATCGATGATTTTGGGTGCTGTTTTTTTAGTCGCTGGAGATATTATATCACAAGTTCCTGGTTTTAGTATGGTTCTCCCAATAAACTCAGTAATGTCACTTCTTGGTATTCCTATTGTTTTATGGGTGATTTTGAAAAAAAAGATAATCAATTAA
- a CDS encoding threonyl-tRNA synthetase editing domain-containing protein: protein MKVLVFYVNSFEYTPNQKSLDIAPDCPTATTIINDAILAFIHAEPSDQDENLKSRDKKLANHLKWCCRKNNTTNVIIHSFAHLAEAKADWEFTQNLLNQCDIRLKNGGFVTHQTPFGHFLDLKIDAPGHSLARLWKTL, encoded by the coding sequence ATGAAAGTACTTGTCTTCTATGTCAACTCTTTTGAATATACTCCAAACCAAAAGAGTCTTGATATCGCCCCCGACTGTCCTACAGCCACCACAATCATAAATGATGCAATTCTAGCATTTATACATGCAGAACCATCAGATCAAGATGAGAATCTAAAATCACGAGATAAGAAATTAGCCAACCATCTTAAATGGTGTTGTAGAAAAAATAACACCACCAATGTCATAATACACTCATTTGCACACCTTGCAGAGGCTAAAGCAGATTGGGAGTTTACTCAAAATCTATTGAATCAATGCGATATAAGATTAAAAAATGGTGGTTTTGTTACCCACCAAACCCCTTTTGGACATTTTCTTGACCTAAAGATTGATGCTCCAGGGCATTCACTCGCAAGGCTTTGGAAAACATTATAG
- a CDS encoding outer membrane protein transport protein produces MRNTIQFLEDRAAWLLVLGLLLLSGNLFAQQGGLLLYEVGTPNIGNANAGQGAVSHDASTVYFNPAAMTEVENQGWLIGIQAMIPRFNYHSETSSSSDDNAGGFTPALGVYWMKHINTQWSVGATLNFPMGSALDYGTDWDGKYYLTEATLVVVNIAPAVAYKLNDQWSFGFGLNLYLGMLSEKMMIPRVISGSQDADAEMDGTSFNVGFQLGVHYRMNEKTTLGLTYRYKSDIDFSGDADVNNFNRGGITQTSVPFSTEMVIPHGINLSLSQYMGDFELLFDVGYTNWKSFDYQPIILQEEYSVEMNRDWQDTYRIGIGTNYFINDQWTARAGVSYDTSPVEDQYRTPDLPLCEIWRFGVGGTKKLGEKMNLSLSYNFMYGPDNKIDQTSPIRGDLVGEYDPTNVHTIAISLGF; encoded by the coding sequence ATGAGAAATACGATTCAATTTTTAGAAGACAGAGCAGCTTGGTTGCTTGTCTTGGGCTTGTTGCTATTAAGTGGAAACCTATTTGCTCAACAAGGCGGTCTCCTTCTCTACGAAGTAGGAACCCCAAATATTGGAAATGCGAATGCGGGGCAGGGAGCTGTTTCTCACGATGCCTCCACTGTATATTTCAACCCTGCAGCAATGACTGAAGTAGAAAATCAGGGATGGCTAATTGGAATACAAGCAATGATTCCCAGATTTAATTATCATTCAGAGACTTCAAGTTCTTCCGATGATAATGCGGGCGGTTTTACTCCTGCATTGGGAGTTTATTGGATGAAACACATAAATACACAGTGGTCCGTCGGTGCAACACTTAATTTCCCTATGGGATCAGCCTTAGATTACGGTACAGATTGGGATGGTAAATATTATTTAACAGAGGCAACCCTAGTTGTTGTTAATATTGCACCAGCAGTTGCATATAAATTAAACGATCAATGGAGTTTTGGATTTGGTCTGAACTTATATTTGGGAATGTTATCTGAAAAAATGATGATCCCAAGAGTAATATCTGGAAGTCAAGATGCAGATGCAGAAATGGACGGGACATCATTCAATGTAGGGTTTCAGCTTGGGGTTCATTACAGAATGAATGAAAAAACCACTCTAGGCTTAACCTATCGTTATAAGTCAGACATCGACTTTTCAGGAGATGCGGATGTAAATAACTTTAATAGAGGAGGAATAACTCAAACTTCCGTTCCATTTTCTACTGAAATGGTAATACCACATGGAATAAATCTTAGTTTAAGTCAATATATGGGCGATTTTGAACTATTATTTGATGTTGGATACACAAATTGGAAATCATTCGATTATCAACCAATTATTCTTCAAGAAGAGTACAGTGTTGAAATGAATAGAGATTGGCAAGATACATATAGAATTGGCATAGGCACAAACTACTTCATCAATGATCAATGGACTGCAAGAGCAGGTGTTTCATATGACACCTCTCCTGTTGAAGATCAATATAGAACACCAGACCTTCCATTATGTGAGATATGGCGTTTTGGTGTTGGTGGAACCAAAAAATTAGGAGAAAAGATGAACCTCTCTTTAAGCTATAATTTCATGTATGGTCCCGACAATAAAATTGATCAAACGTCACCAATACGTGGAGATCTTGTAGGAGAATATGACCCTACTAATGTGCATACGATTGCCATATCACTAGGCTTTTAA
- a CDS encoding 5'-methylthioadenosine/adenosylhomocysteine nucleosidase: MKNKAVLIFITIILLVTFTIIKLLQNNKKSNCQDIVAIVGAMPIEISEFLSRIENPQTVYIQQIPFVTGYIDKKPIVLLKCGIGKVNSSMSTTLLIDHFNPSKILFTGIAGAMNDTLHPGDIVIGTRYMQHDLGTFVMGKMVNWAVPNIHTDKDLPLYIDADKSLLAKAHNLYDFQERCFFGTIISGDQFISDSNKKRELNETIAPWAVDMESAAIAQVCFQLKTPFLIFRSISDSANDEAEETYTFNKENAAKKSVDMIIKIL; encoded by the coding sequence ATGAAGAATAAGGCAGTATTAATTTTTATCACGATTATCTTACTGGTTACTTTTACTATTATCAAATTATTACAAAATAATAAGAAATCAAATTGTCAAGATATCGTTGCGATTGTAGGGGCGATGCCAATAGAGATTAGTGAGTTCTTAAGTCGCATAGAAAATCCACAAACGGTGTATATTCAGCAAATTCCATTTGTTACAGGCTATATTGATAAAAAACCTATTGTATTATTAAAATGTGGTATTGGAAAAGTAAACTCATCTATGTCTACCACTCTTTTAATAGATCATTTTAATCCATCTAAGATACTATTTACTGGTATTGCAGGGGCAATGAATGATACTTTGCACCCAGGAGATATTGTAATTGGTACCAGATATATGCAGCATGATTTGGGTACTTTTGTCATGGGTAAAATGGTCAACTGGGCTGTTCCTAATATCCATACAGATAAAGATCTACCTCTTTATATTGATGCCGATAAATCCCTCTTAGCCAAAGCACATAATTTATATGACTTTCAAGAGAGATGTTTTTTTGGAACCATAATTTCTGGGGATCAATTTATCTCCGATAGTAATAAAAAGAGAGAGTTAAATGAAACAATTGCCCCATGGGCTGTTGATATGGAAAGTGCTGCCATAGCACAGGTTTGCTTTCAGTTAAAGACCCCATTCTTAATCTTTCGATCCATCAGTGATAGTGCCAATGATGAGGCTGAAGAGACATATACATTTAACAAAGAGAATGCTGCGAAAAAGAGTGTAGATATGATAATCAAGATCTTGTAG
- a CDS encoding outer membrane protein assembly factor, with product MMIANRKYVLTILLLTIAIVIPSIGQAQEKVKKSSKFQKQTFNALEERSKMKYRLIPLPSYDPATKFGVSVANMFTYYPDKTDTISPPTTTALYVMGTTNGSWLVGAKQTTFLKHDSWRANLAFGAGGINQIMNLGQLGDADAKKSLLAMNLDIQRKVWQKLFLGLRYNYRNISISGRDDESEQILEQADFTGRTITHGIGLLGTADYRDNIFFPYHGFYVKYYGLNYFPNTKGKGANHLFANIIDYAHFFSLNDENSSILAYHIVGNFLSGDATPENFSMYGHSRGGGLQRGYAAGSYIDKNLVSLDVEWRKRTGLFKNRFGYTIFTGVGKVYGYYNSFNKADWLPTIGAGARYMILPYERLNIRFDTTYSKDGFGFYFGIREAF from the coding sequence ATGATGATAGCCAATCGAAAATATGTTCTCACAATACTACTTCTTACAATAGCTATAGTCATACCATCTATTGGTCAAGCACAAGAAAAAGTAAAGAAAAGTAGTAAATTTCAAAAACAGACTTTTAATGCCCTAGAGGAACGGTCGAAGATGAAGTACAGACTTATCCCACTCCCTTCATACGATCCAGCAACCAAATTTGGAGTTTCTGTCGCGAATATGTTTACATATTATCCAGATAAAACAGATACAATATCTCCACCAACAACCACGGCCCTTTATGTGATGGGAACTACCAATGGATCGTGGCTAGTTGGAGCCAAACAAACGACATTCCTAAAACATGATTCTTGGAGAGCAAATTTAGCATTTGGGGCTGGAGGAATCAATCAAATTATGAATTTAGGCCAACTAGGAGATGCGGATGCTAAAAAAAGCCTTTTAGCAATGAATTTAGACATCCAACGTAAAGTATGGCAGAAATTATTTCTTGGACTACGTTATAACTATCGTAATATAAGCATATCAGGAAGAGACGACGAATCAGAACAGATTCTAGAACAAGCTGATTTTACAGGTAGAACCATCACCCATGGTATTGGTCTTCTCGGAACAGCAGACTATCGAGACAATATCTTTTTTCCTTATCATGGATTCTATGTGAAATACTACGGGTTGAATTATTTTCCAAATACGAAGGGGAAAGGGGCCAATCATCTCTTTGCAAATATTATTGATTATGCCCACTTCTTCTCTTTAAATGACGAAAACAGTTCTATTTTAGCATATCATATTGTAGGGAATTTTCTATCTGGTGATGCAACACCAGAGAATTTTTCTATGTATGGACACAGCCGTGGAGGTGGTCTACAACGAGGTTATGCAGCAGGTTCATATATAGATAAGAACTTAGTCAGTTTGGATGTAGAATGGAGAAAGCGTACTGGACTATTTAAGAATAGATTTGGATATACCATTTTTACTGGTGTAGGGAAAGTATATGGCTACTATAACAGCTTTAACAAAGCCGATTGGCTACCAACAATTGGAGCAGGTGCAAGATATATGATATTGCCATATGAACGTTTAAATATTCGTTTTGATACGACCTATTCAAAAGATGGATTCGGTTTCTATTTTGGGATTAGAGAAGCCTTCTAA
- a CDS encoding glutathione peroxidase encodes MLLLTLFFAIVKPKLAISQESFYDYEVETIDGDIISMSQFKGKKILIVNTASKCGFTSQYKQLQDIYLKYKDLGFVIIGFPCNDFGKQEPEKEDKIKSFCSINYGVTFPMMSKIHVKGDNKSPLYEWLTSKKLNNVKSSSVKWNFQKYAINRDGTLHDYYYPTTKPDSQKIIKWIEGQ; translated from the coding sequence ATGCTATTATTGACTCTATTCTTCGCTATCGTAAAACCTAAATTAGCAATTTCACAAGAATCATTCTATGATTATGAAGTGGAAACAATCGATGGTGACATAATATCGATGTCTCAATTTAAAGGCAAGAAGATACTTATTGTGAATACTGCATCTAAATGCGGCTTTACGTCTCAATATAAACAACTACAAGACATTTATCTCAAATACAAAGATTTAGGATTTGTCATTATCGGTTTTCCTTGCAATGATTTTGGCAAACAAGAACCTGAAAAAGAAGACAAAATAAAGAGTTTCTGTAGTATTAACTATGGAGTCACTTTTCCGATGATGTCTAAGATACATGTAAAAGGAGACAATAAGTCCCCATTATACGAGTGGTTAACATCAAAAAAACTGAACAACGTAAAAAGTAGTAGCGTCAAATGGAATTTTCAGAAATATGCGATAAACAGAGATGGTACTTTACATGACTACTACTACCCCACTACGAAACCAGACAGTCAAAAAATAATTAAATGGATTGAAGGTCAGTAG
- the hemN gene encoding oxygen-independent coproporphyrinogen III oxidase — MSITDLIAKYNIPIPRYTSYPTVPYWDTDKPDSKRWFEVIKDTFDQTNKSKGIAIYIHLPYCERLCTYCACTKVITKNHDLEAPYIDALLKEWQLYLDTFKDRPIIRELHLGGGTPTFFSPSSLERLLSTIIESGEKHPEYEFSFEAHPNNTTEAHLLTLYNLGFRRLSLGVQDFDPSVQKVINRIQSYETVETVVKQARSIGYESVNFDLIYGLPKQQLSSVEDTLRKVRVLNPDRIAFYSYAHVPWKERGQRGFTDDDIPRGEEKRALYEVGKRLLMEIGYEDIGMDHFSKTTDKLHIAKENGTLHRNFMGYTTSEADMIVGLGASAISDAGKAYMQNEKSIEAYKKCMEAGTPAFIKGHFLTHEDRTIKRTILDVACKMKLTFNDDLVNYMTFQMLSQLKEMEAEGIIERNERGFVLTPELGKMFLRNVCSVFDIRMHDRAERNDKFSKSI, encoded by the coding sequence ATGAGTATTACCGACCTTATTGCGAAATACAATATTCCCATTCCACGATATACAAGTTATCCTACTGTTCCTTATTGGGATACTGATAAACCAGACAGTAAGAGGTGGTTTGAAGTGATTAAAGATACTTTTGATCAGACTAATAAATCTAAAGGAATTGCGATTTATATCCATTTACCATATTGTGAGCGATTGTGTACCTATTGTGCTTGTACAAAGGTGATCACAAAGAATCATGATTTGGAGGCTCCTTATATTGATGCGCTTCTAAAAGAGTGGCAACTTTATCTTGATACTTTTAAAGATCGTCCCATCATAAGAGAGTTACATTTAGGTGGAGGTACACCGACTTTCTTTTCTCCAAGCTCTCTGGAACGCCTATTGTCTACGATTATTGAATCAGGTGAGAAACATCCAGAATATGAATTTAGCTTTGAAGCACATCCAAATAATACGACAGAAGCACATCTTCTAACACTATATAATCTAGGTTTTCGTCGTTTAAGTTTAGGGGTTCAAGATTTTGACCCTTCCGTTCAAAAGGTGATTAATAGGATACAATCTTATGAGACAGTTGAGACTGTCGTAAAACAGGCTCGTTCTATTGGATATGAATCCGTAAATTTTGATCTGATATATGGACTTCCGAAGCAACAGTTGTCAAGTGTTGAAGATACACTTCGTAAGGTTCGCGTGCTGAATCCAGACAGAATCGCTTTTTACTCTTATGCCCATGTCCCTTGGAAAGAGAGAGGCCAAAGAGGATTTACTGATGATGACATTCCTAGAGGAGAGGAAAAACGTGCTCTTTATGAAGTAGGGAAGCGTCTTTTAATGGAGATTGGTTATGAGGATATTGGGATGGACCACTTTTCGAAAACTACTGATAAACTTCATATCGCAAAGGAGAATGGTACCCTTCATCGTAATTTTATGGGGTATACGACTTCTGAAGCCGATATGATTGTAGGTTTAGGTGCATCTGCTATTAGTGATGCTGGAAAGGCGTATATGCAAAATGAAAAGAGTATCGAGGCATACAAGAAATGTATGGAAGCTGGAACTCCTGCATTTATTAAAGGTCATTTCTTGACACATGAAGATCGTACTATTAAACGTACAATACTAGATGTTGCCTGTAAAATGAAACTTACTTTTAATGATGATCTCGTAAACTACATGACATTTCAAATGTTGTCCCAACTAAAAGAGATGGAAGCAGAGGGAATAATTGAGCGTAATGAACGTGGTTTTGTCTTAACTCCTGAACTAGGAAAGATGTTCCTTCGTAATGTCTGTAGTGTATTTGATATAAGAATGCATGATAGAGCAGAGAGAAATGATAAGTTTAGTAAATCGATTTAG